Proteins encoded together in one Solanum lycopersicum chromosome 7, SLM_r2.1 window:
- the LOC101251795 gene encoding uncharacterized protein: MEDNEGGDGVGGEPIEQFHRNEAISAVADDGFMVEEDDDYEDLYNDVNVGENFLQSFRKNEDLVSRNEEVERKPEQPVLPAPPPVVAALQVVDESGRDDFQGVGGERNPVKEEDVVSGIAARASVGPAVSGTSAGSGFRVELSHPSSKMGDLAERMVNSNVPNQVMAQQPHGGGVAVAAGNLGNVGNMGNDNLIRQGGVNMNGAGNIVAGVGVASGGGGGGGGGGATILFVGDLHWWTTDAELEAELSKYGHVKEVKFFEEKASGKSKGYCQVEFHDSSAATACKESMNGHMFNGRPCVVAYASSPYNVKRMGEAQVNRNQQVAQTAVPQARRGPGEAAGKIGNNNTPTGGNYQGGGGGGDGNRGGYGRGSWGRGGPQAMGNRGPVGPMRNRPGGIAGRGMMGNGGGGFGQGMGGAPPIMHPQTMMGQGFDPAFGGPMGRMGGYGGFPGGPAPPFPGMLSSFPPVGGVGMPGVAPHVNPAFFGRGMPMNGMGMMPGAGMEGPNMGMWSEPNAGGWAGDEHGGRAGESSYAEEAGSDHQYGETTHDRGAWPNNVKEKDRGSERDWSGSTDRKHREGREPSYDRDMAREKDRGHDQDWPEKRYRDDRDVARDRERDRDHERPRERGRDRERDRDRHRDDRDRYADHHRYKDREQEYDDEDRGRSSRGHSKSRLSHEEDHRSRSRDADYGKRRRIMSE; encoded by the coding sequence ATGGAGGATAATGAAGGTGGGGATGGAGTTGGTGGAGAGCCAATCGAGCAGTTTCACAGGAATGAAGCGATCTCTGCTGTTGCCGATGATGGGTTTATGGTTGAAGAGGATGATGATTACGAAGATCTCTACAATGATGTTAACGTTGGTGAGAATTTTCTTCAATCTTTTAGAAAGAATGAGGATTTAGTATCTAGGAATGAGGAGGTAGAGAGGAAGCCTGAGCAGCCTGTCCTTCCGGCGCCACCACCGGTGGTGGCAGCACTGCAAGTGGTGGATGAGAGTGGGCGTGACGATTTTCAGGGTGTGGGTGGGGAGAGGAATCCTGTAAAAGAGGAGGATGTAGTGTCTGGGATTGCTGCTAGAGCGTCCGTAGGTCCAGCTGTGTCTGGGACTTCTGCTGGTAGTGGGTTTAGGGTTGAGTTAAGTCATCCATCAAGTAAGATGGGTGATTTAGCAGAGCGGATGGTGAATAGTAACGTTCCAAATCAGGTGATGGCTCAACAGCCTCATGGTGGTGGTGTTGCAGTAGCTGCTGGAAATCTGGGTAATGTTGGAAATATGGGGAATGATAATTTGATAAGGCAAGGAGGGGTTAATATGAACGGGGCGGGTAATATTGTTGCTGGAGTTGGGGTCGCTAGTGGTGGAGGAGGAGGTGGTGGCGGCGGTGGTGCGACAATTCTTTTTGTTGGTGATTTGCATTGGTGGACCACAGATGCTGAGCTGGAAGCTGAGCTGAGCAAGTATGGACACGTGAAGGAGgtgaaattttttgaagaaaaagctAGTGGGAAGTCTAAAGGATATTGCCAGGTTGAGTTTCATGATTCCTCAGCTGCCACAGCTTGCAAGGAAAGTATGAATGGACATATGTTCAATGGGCGACCATGTGTAGTCGCTTATGCATCATCACCGTATAATGTGAAGAGGATGGGTGAGGCTCAGGTGAATCGAAATCAGCAGGTGGCTCAAACTGCTGTTCCCCAAGCAAGGCGGGGGCCTGGTGAAGCTGCTGGTAAAATTGGAAATAACAACACTCCTACTGGTGGCAATTATCAAGGCGGCGGTGGTGGTGGGGATGGCAACAGGGGGGGTTATGGTAGAGGCAGTTGGGGTAGAGGAGGTCCTCAAGCTATGGGAAATCGGGGGCCTGTAGGTCCTATGAGAAACAGGCCTGGTGGGATTGCAGGTAGGGGTATGATGGGTAACGGTGGAGGTGGATTTGGACAAGGTATGGGTGGTGCACCTCCTATTATGCATCCTCAAACAATGATGGGTCAAGGCTTTGATCCTGCTTTTGGAGGGCCTATGGGGAGAATGGGTGGTTATGGAGGATTTCCTGGTGGTCCAGCTCCACCATTTCCTGGTATGTTGTCATCTTTTCCACCTGTTGGAGGAGTTGGGATGCCTGGAGTAGCTCCGCATGTAAATCCTGCATTCTTTGGTAGAGGAATGCCAATGAATGGTATGGGAATGATGCCAGGCGCTGGTATGGAGGGGCCTAACATGGGGATGTGGTCAGAACCTAATGCGGGTGGATGGGCTGGTGACGAGCACGGTGGTAGAGCAGGAGAGTCAAGTTATGCAGAAGAAGCTGGGTCTGATCATCAGTATGGAGAAACAACTCACGATAGAGGGGCTTGGCCAAATAATGTGAAAGAGAAAGACAGAGGATCAGAGCGTGATTGGTCTGGTTCTACAGATAGAAAACATAGAGAAGGCAGAGAACCATCCTATGATAGAGACATGGCTCGTGAAAAGGATCGGGGCCACGACCAGGATTGGCCAGAGAAAAGATACCGCGATGATAGAGATGTCGCACGAGACAGAGAGAGGGACCGGGATCATGAACGTCCTAGAGAACGAGGGCGTGATCGCGAGAGGGATCGTGATCGTCATAGGGATGATAGAGATAGATATGCTGATCATCACAGGTACAAGGACCGTGAGCAAGAATATGATGATGAAGACAGAGGAAGATCATCAAGAGGACACAGCAAATCACGATTATCACATGAGGAAGACCATCGGTCAAGATCAAGGGATGCTGATTATGGAAAGAGGCGGCGTATAATGTCCGAGTGA